TAAAGAGTTTGATCTGTTGGTCTACTTCCTTCAGAATCAAAATGTCATTTTGCCCAAGACTCAAATCTTCGACCGTTTGTGGGGCTTTGACAGCGATACGACCATTTCTGTGGTGGAGGTCTATGTATCTAAGATTCGGAAAAAATTGAAAGGAACGGCTTTTGCGAATAATCTTCAAACCCTTCGCAGTGTCGGTTACATTTTAAAGAATGCTGAATAAACTCAAAAAAGCCTTATATGCGGATGATTTTTCTTATTTCATTCGCTATTTTGGTGTATTCACCCTGATTTTCTCGGCCATGACGCTCATTATTATCCAAGTCATGCGCTCTAGCCTCTACACGACCGTTGATGATAATCTCAAAAGTCTCAGTCAAAATCCCGCCTGGGTAGCCAATCTAGCCTATCGGACGACGGGGCGGCAATACCAAGAGCCAGAGAACAAGGATTCAGAGCACAAAGATTCAGAGTCTGTGCAAGCTCATGATATCAAGATTGAGGAACCGGGCAGGGTCAATGTCAGTGCCAATACCTCAGCCATTCTTTTGAATGATGATTATCAGAATGTATCTGCAAAAAATAGCTTTTTGAACTTTGATGCGATTAAATTTAATAAACGATTTCTTAATCAAATCAAGCAAATTCAGCTGACCAATAGCTATGGACAGGTCGAGAGTTATCGGGCCTATATGTTCGACATTGATCCAGATGATGAAATTGAAAATGTCAAATACGCAGTTGTCATGACCAGTATCAGCCAGCTGGAGCAGACTAGCGAAAAGCATGAAAAGCTGATTGCCATTGTCATGATTAGCTTCTGGGGTATTTCTTTGATTGCTAGTATCTATCTGGCGCGGATGAGTGTCAAGCCTCTCTTGGACAGCATGCAAAAGCAGAAGTCTTTTGTTGAAAATGCCAGCCACGAATTGCGGACGCCTCTGGCCGTGCTGCAAAATCGTCTGGAGTCTCTCTTCCGTAAGCCTGAGGCCACGATTATGGAGTCTAGTGAGAGTATCGCATCTAGTTTAGAGGAAGTGCGAAATATGCGCCTATTGACGACCAATTTACTCAACCTAGCTCGGCGCGATGACGGTATCAAGCCAGAATACGGTGAAGTCACACCAGACTTCTTCACAACAGCTTTTTCTAACTATGCTATTATTGCGGAGGAAAGCGATAAGGTCTTTGATTTCAAAAATCTGGTTTCAAAATCAATCACGACAGACAAAGTCTTGCTCAAGCAGGTAATGACCATCCTTTTTGATAATGCCATCAAATACACAGAGGAGGATGGAGAGATCTATTTCGTGGCCTCCGCCAATGATCGGATCTTGACCTTGCGTATTTCTGACAATGGTCCAGGGATTGCGGGCGACGACAAGAAAAAAGTCTTCGATCGTTTTTATCGGGTGGATAAGGCTCGGACTCGTCAAAAAGGTGGATTTGGACTAGGACTTTCCTTGGCGAAACAAATCGTGGACGCCTTAAAAGGAACCATCACAGTCAAAGATAACAAACCGCGTGGAACCATTTTTGAAATCAAAGTTCCCCTTAGGTCAGATATTAGAAAACGAATTAGCAAAAGCTGAAAAACTTTTCATATTATTTCAAATTTGACTGCTTTTGCGGTATAATAAAAGAAAGAAATGAGAGAGGTACAACCATGACATCAAAAATGTTGCATACTTGTTTACGAGTGGAAAATTTAGAGGCTTCGATTGCCTTTTATGAAGACGCGTTTGGTTTTAAGGAATTGCGCCGCAAGGACTTTCCAGAGCATGCTTTTACCATTGTTTATCTTGGTTTGGATGGCGATGATTATGAGCTTGAATTGACTTATAATTATGACCACGGACCTTATGTAATCGGTGATGGCTTTGCTCATATTGCTCTTAGCACGCCTGATTTGGAAGGTTTGCACGCTGAGCATGCTGCTAAGGGCTATGAAGTGACTGAGCCAAAAGGGCTGCCTGGAAACCCACCAAATTATTATTTCATCAAAGATCCTGATGGCTACAAGGTCGAAGTGATTCGAGAAAAAAGTCTTTAAAAATAGGTGAAACTTGTATTTTAGCACTTGTAAGATACAGGTTTTTTAACATTAGAATCATTTTATGACAATAGCTTAGGGGATAATAAATGAAAAGACAACATAAAAGGAAGCGTAGACGAAAATATAGACTGATTCTCAGTCTTCTGAATCTGCTTCTCTTAGGATTTCTTGTTTTTGGCGGACTACGAATCTATGAAATGTTTCAGGAAAGGGAATTCCAGAAAAAGGTTACAGAAGTGATCGCCAAGGAAGAGCAAAAACATGCTGACAATGCCGAAAAGCAGGCTGGGAGAATTGGTAGCCATTATGTGGCAGCTTTTTATCCTCTGATGAATGGACAGCCTCTTCAAAGTGTCAAAGATAAAATGTTGCAGGACAGTCAGAGCATTTCAGATGACAAGAAGCAGAAGGAAAACTTGACGGCTTTGACTTTTTACTACACGGAAGAAAAGTCTACTAGTCTGGCCAATACCAAGGAAGTGGTCATTCAGCGAAAAGATTACAGCATCTCAAAAAGAGACATCAAGTCTGAAGAAGCAAGAGAAGTAGCCTCGACTTATATCAATCAAGAAGGGGCAGCGGTGACTTTGGACAAGCTGTTTCAAAATCCAGAAGCTGCCAAGGAAATTTTCCTGAAGGAGTTGACCAGTCAGCTAACCTTTAGACAGGTGGAGGAAAGTCAGCAAACAGCAGCTTTAAATGCCCTCCGAGAAATAGAGTTGAGCCAGTGGAATTTTCACTATGAGGAAAGTTTATTTTCCATTCATCTTCCCAAAGAAATCAACGGTGTGACGAGCTTGACAGTGCCTCTGTCTAGTTTTTATGATCTAATCCGTCCGGAATATTTGCAGGGGGCTGATTTGGAGGCTTACCAGCAGTATGAAACCAAGCGGCATGAGAAAATGGTTGCCCTGACCTTTGATGACGGTCCCGACAGTAAAACGACTCCTCAGGCCTTGGAAATTCTGAAACGCTACAATGCTAAAGCGACCTTCTTTATGGTGGGGCAAAATGTTGCTGCCAATCCAGAACTGGCTAAACGTGTCCTTGATGAAGGCCATCAGCTCGGCATCCATACATGGAGCCATCCAGATTTGACCAAGTTACCTCTGAATCAATCCAAAAAGGAAATTTTAGACACTCAGGAAGCCATTTATAAGGCGACTGGTATCCGACCTATGATTACAAGACCGCCTTACGGAGCCATTAACTCTACAGTTCAAAATGCTGTCGATCAGTCCTTTATCATGTGGAGCGTGGACAGTCTCGATTGGAAAACACGCAATACAAAGGCTATTATGCAGGAGATCGTGAAAACCCAACCGGGATCTATTATTCTCATGCACGATATCCATCAGACGACCATTGATGCCCTGCCAAGCGTTCTTGACTATCTGAAGAATAGCGGCTATACTCTGGTGACAGTTGATGAACTATTAGAAAATCAACTTCAACCACATCAGATTTATTACAGCAGAAATTAAAAAAAGCATTGGAAATTTAATATTTCCAATGCTTTTTGATTTGCTACCATCAAATAAAAATATTGATGACCGTAATTCTTGCTTAAGGACACACATACAGTTCTTGTTTTTTCAAGATGATTTCTCGAACAGAGGCATATTTTTTGAGAGCTTTTAATTCTTCTGGGTGGCTGATGAAGGTGATGACATAGCCTTCCTTGCCCATGCGACCTGTTCGGCCAGAACGGTGGGTGTAGGTTTCCAAATCGCGCGGCACTTCGTAGTTGACCACGCACTCTAGAGAATCAATATCAATGCCACGTGCAACTATGTCAGTCGCCAGCAAGAGTGTGATATCGTAATCTTTAAATTTCTCAAGAATGACCTTACGGAATTTTACATTAACATCGCTGGCTAGGGAGACCGCACTAGCTCCTCGGTACTGAAGCTTTTCTTCGGCGCTGCCCAAATCTGACAAGCTGTTGAAAAAGACTAGACCACGAAATTCTTCTACATTGGATAGCTTGCGCAAGAGTTCGACCTTGTCACGCTTTTCTACCTGCATATAGAAGTGCTGGATATTGTCCAAAGTCTGGTCGTCAATGCTGATACGTAGAGTATTTTCGGCAATCTTATCTTGATCGAACTTTGCCGTAGCACTCATATAAATCAGCTGGTGGTCA
Above is a window of Streptococcus cristatus ATCC 51100 DNA encoding:
- a CDS encoding sensor histidine kinase, whose product is MLNKLKKALYADDFSYFIRYFGVFTLIFSAMTLIIIQVMRSSLYTTVDDNLKSLSQNPAWVANLAYRTTGRQYQEPENKDSEHKDSESVQAHDIKIEEPGRVNVSANTSAILLNDDYQNVSAKNSFLNFDAIKFNKRFLNQIKQIQLTNSYGQVESYRAYMFDIDPDDEIENVKYAVVMTSISQLEQTSEKHEKLIAIVMISFWGISLIASIYLARMSVKPLLDSMQKQKSFVENASHELRTPLAVLQNRLESLFRKPEATIMESSESIASSLEEVRNMRLLTTNLLNLARRDDGIKPEYGEVTPDFFTTAFSNYAIIAEESDKVFDFKNLVSKSITTDKVLLKQVMTILFDNAIKYTEEDGEIYFVASANDRILTLRISDNGPGIAGDDKKKVFDRFYRVDKARTRQKGGFGLGLSLAKQIVDALKGTITVKDNKPRGTIFEIKVPLRSDIRKRISKS
- the gloA gene encoding lactoylglutathione lyase, translated to MTSKMLHTCLRVENLEASIAFYEDAFGFKELRRKDFPEHAFTIVYLGLDGDDYELELTYNYDHGPYVIGDGFAHIALSTPDLEGLHAEHAAKGYEVTEPKGLPGNPPNYYFIKDPDGYKVEVIREKSL
- a CDS encoding polysaccharide deacetylase family protein; this encodes MKRQHKRKRRRKYRLILSLLNLLLLGFLVFGGLRIYEMFQEREFQKKVTEVIAKEEQKHADNAEKQAGRIGSHYVAAFYPLMNGQPLQSVKDKMLQDSQSISDDKKQKENLTALTFYYTEEKSTSLANTKEVVIQRKDYSISKRDIKSEEAREVASTYINQEGAAVTLDKLFQNPEAAKEIFLKELTSQLTFRQVEESQQTAALNALREIELSQWNFHYEESLFSIHLPKEINGVTSLTVPLSSFYDLIRPEYLQGADLEAYQQYETKRHEKMVALTFDDGPDSKTTPQALEILKRYNAKATFFMVGQNVAANPELAKRVLDEGHQLGIHTWSHPDLTKLPLNQSKKEILDTQEAIYKATGIRPMITRPPYGAINSTVQNAVDQSFIMWSVDSLDWKTRNTKAIMQEIVKTQPGSIILMHDIHQTTIDALPSVLDYLKNSGYTLVTVDELLENQLQPHQIYYSRN
- a CDS encoding DEAD/DEAH box helicase; its protein translation is MIKETFPTVWQEQLNQLGFAELTAIQEKIFQPISQGETVLGISPTGTGKTLAYLFPSLMRLKPKKAQQLLILAPNTELAGQIFDVCKSWAEPLGLSSQLLLSGNSQKRQIERLKKGPEILIGTPGRIFELIKLKKIKMINVDTIILDEFDQLLSDSQYAFVDKILHYAPRDHQLIYMSATAKFDQDKIAENTLRISIDDQTLDNIQHFYMQVEKRDKVELLRKLSNVEEFRGLVFFNSLSDLGSAEEKLQYRGASAVSLASDVNVKFRKVILEKFKDYDITLLLATDIVARGIDIDSLECVVNYEVPRDLETYTHRSGRTGRMGKEGYVITFISHPEELKALKKYASVREIILKKQELYVCP